Part of the Rhizobium sp. WYJ-E13 genome is shown below.
CATGGCGCAGACCGGCGACGTGCAGTATGGAAAGAAGGGCGGCGAGAGCTTCAACCCGGGCCGGGCCGGCATGGGCGGTTCTTCCAAGGACGATCTCAAGGCGGAATTCTCTGCAACGCCGCACGTTCGCGGCACCTGCTCTATGGCTCGCTCGCAGAGCCCGAACTCGGCAAACTCCCAGTTCTTCATCTGCTTCACTGACGCTCCGTGGCTGAACAAGCAGTATTCCGTCTGGGGTCAGGTCATCGAAGGCATGGAAAACATCGACAAGATCAAGAAGGGCGAGCCCGTCTCCGATCCGGATTCGATCGTCTCCATGCGGGTTGCCGCCGACGTCTGATTGTGATTTCTGCTGAAACCCGCCCTTGCGCGAGAGCGCGGGGCGGGTTTCGCTTTGCCTGGAAGTGCCCCAATGCGCGTAGACCTCTTCGATTTCGACCTGCCGGATGAACGCATTGCGCTGCGGCCCGCCGAGCCGCGCGACAGCGCACGCCTGCTCGTTGTCGATCCGAATGCGCAGACGGTGCTGTCTGATCATCACGTCTTCGACCTTCCTTCTTTCCTGAAGGCTGGCGACGCACTGGTCTTCAACGATACCAAGGTCATTCCGGCTCAGCTTGAAGGCATCCGCCATCGCGAGGGTGCTGGTGGTCAGCAGGTGTCGGCCACACTCCACATGCGCATAGGCGCCAACAAGTGGAAGGCTTTCGCCAAGCCCGGTAAGCGCCTCAAGGAGGGCGACCGTATTGCCTTCGGCCACAGCGGCGAAAGCTGCATGATCGGCTCTCTCGATGCCACCGTCGAGGAAAAGGGTGAGGCGGGTGAAGTGACGCTCGCCTTCGATCTCTCCGGCCCTGTGCTGGACGAAGCGATTGCCAGCGTCGGCCACATTCCGCTGCCGCCCTATATCGCCGCCAAGCGTCCGGAGGACGAACGCGACCGCGCCGATTACCAGACCATCTATGCGCGGGAGGAGGGCGCCGTCGCCGCCCCCACCGCCGGATTGCATTTCACGCCCGGTCTATTCGAGGCGCTCGACAAGGCCGGTATCGAGCGCCATTTCGTGACGCTGCATGTCGGTGCCGGCACCTTCCTGCCGGTCAAGGCTGACGATACCGACGATCACAAGATGCATCTCGAAAGCGGCTATGTCAGCGCTGAGATCGCCGCGAGGCTGAATGCCGTGCGGGAACGGGGCGGGCGCATCATCTGCGTCGGCACGACCTCGCTTCGGCTGATCGAAAGTGCTGCCGACGAGAGCGGTAAGATCCAGCCTTGGGCAGGCGCCACCGGCATCTTCATCACGCCCGGCTACCGCTTCAAGGCGGTCGATATTCTCATGACGAACTTCCATCTGCCGCGTTCGACGCTCTTCATGCTGGTCTCGGCCTTCGCTGGCTTCGAAACCATGCACGCGGCCTACGAACATGCCATCTCGACAGGCTACCGCTTCTACTCCTACGGCGACGCGAGCCTTCTTTTCCGGAAAGACAAATGACCGAGAACTTCCAGTTCACCCTGAAGAAGACCGATGGTGGCGCACGCCTAGGCGAGATTTCCATGCCGCGCGGCACGATCCGCACCCCGGCTTTCATGCCTGTCGGTACGGTCGGCACGGTCAAGGCCATGTATCTCGACCAGGTGCGTGAGACCGGCGCCGATATCATTCTCGGCAATACCTATCACTTGATGCTGCGCCCGACGGCCGAGCGTGTCGCTCGCCTCGGTGGCTTGCACAAGCTCATCCGCTGGGAGCATCCGATCCTGACGGATTCCGGCGGCTTTCAGGTCATGTCGCTGTCTGGTCTGCGCAAGCTCGATGAGCAGGGCGTCACCTTCAAGTCGCATGTCGACGGCAGCCTGCATCACATGTCGCCGGAGCGCTCCATCGAAATCCAGGGGCTGCTCGGCTCGGATATCCAGATGCAGCTCGATGAATGCGTGGCTCTGCCGGCCGAGCCCAAGGAAATCGAGCGCGCCATGGAACTGTCGCTGCGCTGGGCCGAGCGCTGCAAGGTCGCTTTCGGCAACCAGCCGGGCAAGGCGATGTTCGGCATCGTGCAGGGCGGTGACGTGCCGGCTTTGCGCGTCCGCTCGGCCGAAGAACTGGCGAAGCTCGACCTGAAGGGTTACGCCGTCGGCGGCCTTGCGGTCGGCGAGCCGCAGGACGTGATGCTGAAGATGCTGGAAACGACGCTTCCGGTCCTGCCGGGCGAAAAGCCGCGATATCTGATGGGCGTCGGCACGCCCGACGATATCTTGAAGTCCGTTGCCCGCGGCATCGACATGTTCGACTGCGTGATGCCGACCCGTTCGGGTCGTCACGGTCTGGCCTTTACCCGCCGCGGCAAGGTCAATATCCGCAACGCCCGTCATGCCGAAGACATGCGCCCGCTCGACGAACAGTCCAACTGCCCGGCGACGCGTGATTATTCGCGCGCCTATCTCCACCATCTCGTCCGCGCCAACGAGGCGCTCGGCGGCATGCTGCTCTCGTGGCACAATCTGAACTATTATCAGGAACTGATGCAGGGCATCCGCAAGGCAATCGCTGAAGATCGCTTCGCTGATTTCATGGCGGAAACGATCGAGGAGTGGGCGAGAGGCGATATCGAACCCGTCTGATCAGATGCCCTTGCTGTCGGCGTTCGGCACAATCTGCACGCCATTAATCTTGTAGCTGCCGTCGGGCTGGCGGGCGACCTGATAGATCGCCGTCCAGTCCTTGCCGTCGCGGCTTGAGATCAACACTTCCTGATAGATGACAGCGCCGTCGTCGATCGATCTGCTGCGCCCGAACGCGTAGTTGCCGGGATGATAAACTGGCTCGTAACTCTTCTTCACCATGGCGAAGAAGACGTCCTTGTCCGGATACATCGCCTTGATACCCGGTGCAGCAAAGGAATAGGCCGTATCGGCGTCATCCTTGAGGAATGCCCTTATCTGCTCCTCGATCATCGTCTGTGTCGTCTGCACTGGATCTTCGGCATGGACTACCATGCCTGACGTCAAGGATGCGGCACACAGAACCAGCACTGCAAAGAAAGCGCGCATGGGATCATCTCCGGCAGTATCCGGAGAAGTGTAGGCTATTTTGCGCGCTTGAAAAGAGGCTGCTCAGGACCAGCGGCGGAAGAGGGCGCTGGCATTCACCCCGCCGAAACCGAAGCCATTGGTGATCGCATATTCCATCGCGACTTTGCGGACCATTTTGCCCACGAGATCGATGCCCTCGGCTGCCGGATCGGCCGTCTCCAGATTGCGCGTCGGCGGAGCGATCTGGTCGCGCAGCGCAAGGATCGTGAAGATGGCTTCGAGCCCGCCGGCAGCCCCCAGGAGATGGCCGGTCGCCGATTTCGTGGCGCTGACGGCAATGCCGCCATCGCGGCCGAAGACCGTGCCGATTGCCGCGATTTCACCCTTGTCGCCGACCGGTGTCGAGGTCGCATGTGCATTGAGGTGCTTGACCTCGGAGGCTGGAATTCTGGCCTGCCGCAGAGCCGTCTCCATTGCCCGGCGGGCGCCATCGCCATCCTCCGGTCCCGCGGTCATGTGATAGGCATCGGCGGCCGTGCCGTAGCCGACGAGCTCGGCAAGCGGTGTCGCGCCGCGTGCCAGCGCATGCTCCAGCGTCTCGATGACGAGAATGCCCGCCCCTTCGCCCATCACGAAGCCGTCACGGGCCGTATCGAAGGGACGTGAGGCAAGTTCGGGCCTGTCGTTGAAACCACTCGAGAGTGCGCGGGCTGCAGCAAAACCGCCAAGGCTCACCTTGTCGATGCAGGCTTCCGAGCCGCCGCAGATCGCCACATCAGCCTCGCCGGACCGGATAAGCCGCGCCGCATCGCCGATGGCCTGGACACTTGCCGCGCAGGCCGTCACGGGTGCGCCGAGCGGCCCCTTGAAGCCGTAGCGGATGCTGACCTGACCAGCCGCCAGGTTGACGAGGAAGGAAGGTACGGTGAAGGGCGAGAGCCGCCGCACACCACGCGTCTCGGTCGTGCGCACCGCATCGGTGATCGCAGGAAAGCCACCGACGCCGGACGCGATGATCGTTGCCGTCCGTTCGCGTGCATCCACATTCTCGGGCATCCAACCAGCCTGGCGCACGGCCTCATCTGTCGCCATCATCGCGAACTGGATGAAGCGGTCCATCTTCTTCTGGTCCTTGGGCGGAACGGCTCGGTCGAGATCAAACCCGGCTTCGGCATCCTCCTCGATGGAGGGCACGACCCCGCCGACTTTGGCAGCAAGATCGCCGACCACGTCCTCTGGCAGCACGCGCAGGCCGGAACCGGCAGCGACAAGCCGTTTCCACGCCGTCTCGACACCCACACCGAGCGGCGAAACAAGTCCCATGCCGGTGACAACGATGCGTTCCATGGCTTCTTCCTTTCTAGGCGTCGATGCCGAGGTAATAGGCGCGCATGCGTGCGATCCGTTCGCGGTCGCTATCGTCAGCGGCCGGTCCCGGCAGCAGGCAGGTATTCTCGGGTTTCAGTTCTTCGCCGCTGGCTGCATCCACCAGCACGGGCCGGCGTTCCTCGCCGGAGGCGGCATTGCCGAGCAGGAAGGCGAGATCCTCTTGCGGAGCGTGCCGGCGTCCCCAGGAAAACAGGGCCATCAGAACCGGAAAGAAATCGCGTCCCTTCTCGGTCAGCACATATTCGTAGCGGGCAGGGCGCTCACTATAGAGGCGCTTCTCGAACAGCCCTTCATCGATCAGATGCGCGAGCCGTCGCGTCAGGATATTCGGCGCAACGCCGAGGCTCTTCTGGAATTCGTCGAAGCGCGTCAGCCCGTGAAAGGCATCGCGGAGGATCATCATGCTCCACCAGTCGCCGACGCTATCGAGCGCGCGCGCCGCCGGGCATTTGAAATTGGCGAAACTTGTTCGTTGCATAATGCAAGTCACTACAGAAGTCACTTGCATCATGCAAGTCTCAAGTTCGAGCGTTGCCCCGCTCGAAGATCCGCGCCAGAAGAACGCCCGTCACGAGAATGCCTGCCGCAACAAAAATCGTGTCGCCTGGCGTGCCGATATAGAGCGGCCCATTGGCGAAGAGCAGAAAGGCGATGAGGAAATTGTACCAGCCCAGATGACATTGGTCAGAGGTGAACTGAGCTTCGCTCCCTGCAGGCAGACGAAAGGTGTGCGAAACGGTCGGCCGCTGCGCCGCTGACGAAATGCGGTACGCCGTTGGTGAGGAATGCGCCCGCGATGAAGTGAACGGTATAGACGATCGAGGGCAATAGTCTCTCAGCTTAGTTGGTTGAAGCGCATCGACAATCTGGCGCAGATCACCCCTGCGGCAAGCAGAAAAGGGCTCCGGAAAGGAGCCCCAGCAAGGTCCGTCGCTCGAAGACTTTCACTCGTCAGATGAATTGGAAGTCGTCGTGATGAAGCGTCGCCAGATTGGTAAGCGTAGCTATCTGCACGGCCGCGCCGCGTCCATTCCCATCGGCATCATAGAGAAGCGCGCCGCTGGACTGGTTGTAGATAAGTCTGTCATTCGCATCCATTGCCTTGATCCCGACAACGAAATTAGCTGACGAGAAACTGGATGGGTCTATTTCCGTGAAGATGTCATGGTCGAGCACGATCTTGTCCCCGGAAGCTGAGGAGAAATCTTGTATCTTGTCGACATTGCTTGTCTTGCTCGGTTTCACGTTGAATACAAAATAATCGCCCCCGGCCCCGCCGTTCAGGGTGTCGATACCACCGCCACCAATCAGGCGGTCATTTCCAAGGCCACCGGAAATGATGTTGCCGGCAGTATTGCCGGTCAGGACATTGTCTGCATCATTGCCAGTTGCGTTGAGCGCCGCCGAGGTCGTCAGCGTGAGATTCTCGACGGTTCCGAGTGTATTTGCGAGATTGTAGGATATGGACGTGGAGACCGTATCGGTGCCGTTGCCGCCGGTTTCGTCGACGACGTCGCTTGTCGAACCCACTTTGTATGTGTCATTGCCAAGGCCGCCCATCATCCGGTCGTTACCCTTGCCACCATCGATAGTGTTGTCCCCGGAATTGCCGATCAGGACATTATCCGACGCGTTGCCCGTCGCATTAATATCCGAGGTGCCGAGCAGTGTGAGGTTCTCCACAGTCCCGGTGACATGATACGTATCGGCCAGACTGATTGAAACATAGGATTTGATGGCGTCTTTGCCTGAGCCGCCAGCCTCGACCACGACGTCATCAGCATTGTCGACGATATAGGTATCGTTTCCGGCACCACCCTGCATACGATCCGCGCCTGCACTGCCATCGAGCACGTTCGCCCCGGAATTGCCGATGAGGATATTGGCGAGACTATTGCCAGTGGCGTTGATGTTGGCGTTGCCGGTCAGAGTCAGATTCTCGATGGCGCCGATCGCATGCGCCGTATCCGCCAGGCTGAAGCTGATCGACGACATGACGGTATCGGTTCCGCCGCCGCCGCTTTCGTCGACGATTTCGGTCGGGGAGGTGGCGGTGAAGACATCGTCTCCGGTGCCGCCGTAGATGTGGCCGGGTTCCGGCAACGCACCAGCTCCCGCTGCTATGTTGATGATGATTGGATGGTCGACCACATCCACATTGAGTGAGGATATGTTGCTGAAGCTCTTGATCGGTGTGTTGCCCGTCAGCGGATCGTAGACCTGCACCGTCCCGAAAGCCCCGCCCAGATTGACGCTGACACTGGTCTTCGCCGCCTGGATCGCCGTGTCCGATGTCTGGTTCCAGATATCGGGCTCGTTCCAGATGATGATCTGGTAGCTGCCATCAGATTTTTCCGTCAGGTAGCTGCGCGCCGTCGATGGCAGCCCACTGATCGAATAATTGAGTGACCCCGGATTGAAGGTTGCCTGTGTTGCGCCGTCATCATCGAGAATTTCTGTCAGATTATGGATCGCCGTTGCGGCTGGTTTGGGGGAATAATCCAGGCGGAAGAGCCCGAAGTGTTTTTCCTGATCGGAACCCTGCGAATCCGCATAGGCATCGAGAAGCTGGTAGATGAAGGTCCCCTTCGATCCGAGAAAGGCGCCGTCCATCAGCGTGTTGAGAAGCAGTTTGGCCTGCGTCGTCTCGTCTACGCCTTCCCATCCGCCGTTGGTATCAGCCGTCAGCGATGTGTGGTACCCGATCTCGGTGATGGTAAGCGGTTTGCCGGGATCGGCGTTCATCTGGTCGCCCGATTCACGCTGGAGCCAGGAGAAAGGCTGGTCGCCCTCCTTCGCATAGGTGTGGATCGTCGTGTAATCGTTGGACGAGGCGACCGTGTAGCCGGTAAAGCCGAGAACGGGAATGTCCTTCAACAGCGGATCGGCATTCACCGCGTTGAACAGATCCTTTTGATAGGCAAGGGCCGCGGCCTCTCCTGACAGTCCCTTATAGCCAACCGGCCAATTATTGACCTCGTTCGGACCTTCGATGCCGACGATCGAACCGGGATGCGCCTCCACGAAGGCATGCAGCCGCTGGACGACGGTAGCAGGGGTGTCATCGCGCCCCGAGACGAAAACGAATTTCACGCCGGCGTCAGCCGCGTCCCCAAGATGGCCTTGACCGTAAGGGTCGGAGACGGGGGTGGGGGCATGATCGCGAACCGTGTCGAGGCCGAGGTATCCCAAGGCTTTAACAACTTCTGCGATATTTGAGTATTTGCCGTCCGTATAATCGATGTGTGTATCAATTCCGAAGGAGTCGATAACATCATTAATTCTAATAGCTTGGGCCATTATCGTGCTCCTCGCCTGGAAGTAGAATTTATTGCTTTGATGGTATAGTGATTCCCTCCAAAAGCAATTTGTCTTTATACAGTTGAATCCGCCAAAGTTATGATGCATTTACCATATTGTATTGCTGGCAACATGTTTGCGAAGCCTTGACTGATTTGCCTGTACAATCAGTCCACACGTTCCACGGAGATTCGATATTGAACGGACTTGCCATCTCGCCATTTCAGAAGGGCGGGAAAGACCTCGCGGCAGAAGCGATGCGACGCAGCAGCGGAGGCTTGATCGCCGTTGGCGTCGCAAGCGCGCTGGTCAATGTGCTCTATCTTACCAGCTCCTTCTTCATGCTGCAGGTCTATGACCGCATCATCCCGAGCCGAAGCATCCCGTCGCTGATTGCGCTCGCCCTTCTGGCACTGTTGCTCTATGCCTTTCATGGGGGCTTCGATCTCGTGCGCGGGCGCATTCTCGTCCGGATATCGGGTGTTTTCGACGAGGTGATGAGCCGTCGTGTGTTCAAGGCGACGCTAAAAGCGCCGCTCAAGGGCAGGGTGGCCGGTGACGGCCTTTCCCTGCTACGGGACTTCGATCAGGTTCG
Proteins encoded:
- a CDS encoding calcium-binding protein, with protein sequence MAQAIRINDVIDSFGIDTHIDYTDGKYSNIAEVVKALGYLGLDTVRDHAPTPVSDPYGQGHLGDAADAGVKFVFVSGRDDTPATVVQRLHAFVEAHPGSIVGIEGPNEVNNWPVGYKGLSGEAAALAYQKDLFNAVNADPLLKDIPVLGFTGYTVASSNDYTTIHTYAKEGDQPFSWLQRESGDQMNADPGKPLTITEIGYHTSLTADTNGGWEGVDETTQAKLLLNTLMDGAFLGSKGTFIYQLLDAYADSQGSDQEKHFGLFRLDYSPKPAATAIHNLTEILDDDGATQATFNPGSLNYSISGLPSTARSYLTEKSDGSYQIIIWNEPDIWNQTSDTAIQAAKTSVSVNLGGAFGTVQVYDPLTGNTPIKSFSNISSLNVDVVDHPIIINIAAGAGALPEPGHIYGGTGDDVFTATSPTEIVDESGGGGTDTVMSSISFSLADTAHAIGAIENLTLTGNANINATGNSLANILIGNSGANVLDGSAGADRMQGGAGNDTYIVDNADDVVVEAGGSGKDAIKSYVSISLADTYHVTGTVENLTLLGTSDINATGNASDNVLIGNSGDNTIDGGKGNDRMMGGLGNDTYKVGSTSDVVDETGGNGTDTVSTSISYNLANTLGTVENLTLTTSAALNATGNDADNVLTGNTAGNIISGGLGNDRLIGGGGIDTLNGGAGGDYFVFNVKPSKTSNVDKIQDFSSASGDKIVLDHDIFTEIDPSSFSSANFVVGIKAMDANDRLIYNQSSGALLYDADGNGRGAAVQIATLTNLATLHHDDFQFI
- a CDS encoding helix-turn-helix domain-containing protein gives rise to the protein MQRTSFANFKCPAARALDSVGDWWSMMILRDAFHGLTRFDEFQKSLGVAPNILTRRLAHLIDEGLFEKRLYSERPARYEYVLTEKGRDFFPVLMALFSWGRRHAPQEDLAFLLGNAASGEERRPVLVDAASGEELKPENTCLLPGPAADDSDRERIARMRAYYLGIDA
- the fabF gene encoding beta-ketoacyl-ACP synthase II translates to MERIVVTGMGLVSPLGVGVETAWKRLVAAGSGLRVLPEDVVGDLAAKVGGVVPSIEEDAEAGFDLDRAVPPKDQKKMDRFIQFAMMATDEAVRQAGWMPENVDARERTATIIASGVGGFPAITDAVRTTETRGVRRLSPFTVPSFLVNLAAGQVSIRYGFKGPLGAPVTACAASVQAIGDAARLIRSGEADVAICGGSEACIDKVSLGGFAAARALSSGFNDRPELASRPFDTARDGFVMGEGAGILVIETLEHALARGATPLAELVGYGTAADAYHMTAGPEDGDGARRAMETALRQARIPASEVKHLNAHATSTPVGDKGEIAAIGTVFGRDGGIAVSATKSATGHLLGAAGGLEAIFTILALRDQIAPPTRNLETADPAAEGIDLVGKMVRKVAMEYAITNGFGFGGVNASALFRRWS
- the queA gene encoding tRNA preQ1(34) S-adenosylmethionine ribosyltransferase-isomerase QueA, whose product is MRVDLFDFDLPDERIALRPAEPRDSARLLVVDPNAQTVLSDHHVFDLPSFLKAGDALVFNDTKVIPAQLEGIRHREGAGGQQVSATLHMRIGANKWKAFAKPGKRLKEGDRIAFGHSGESCMIGSLDATVEEKGEAGEVTLAFDLSGPVLDEAIASVGHIPLPPYIAAKRPEDERDRADYQTIYAREEGAVAAPTAGLHFTPGLFEALDKAGIERHFVTLHVGAGTFLPVKADDTDDHKMHLESGYVSAEIAARLNAVRERGGRIICVGTTSLRLIESAADESGKIQPWAGATGIFITPGYRFKAVDILMTNFHLPRSTLFMLVSAFAGFETMHAAYEHAISTGYRFYSYGDASLLFRKDK
- the tgt gene encoding tRNA guanosine(34) transglycosylase Tgt gives rise to the protein MTENFQFTLKKTDGGARLGEISMPRGTIRTPAFMPVGTVGTVKAMYLDQVRETGADIILGNTYHLMLRPTAERVARLGGLHKLIRWEHPILTDSGGFQVMSLSGLRKLDEQGVTFKSHVDGSLHHMSPERSIEIQGLLGSDIQMQLDECVALPAEPKEIERAMELSLRWAERCKVAFGNQPGKAMFGIVQGGDVPALRVRSAEELAKLDLKGYAVGGLAVGEPQDVMLKMLETTLPVLPGEKPRYLMGVGTPDDILKSVARGIDMFDCVMPTRSGRHGLAFTRRGKVNIRNARHAEDMRPLDEQSNCPATRDYSRAYLHHLVRANEALGGMLLSWHNLNYYQELMQGIRKAIAEDRFADFMAETIEEWARGDIEPV
- a CDS encoding DUF4864 domain-containing protein, coding for MRAFFAVLVLCAASLTSGMVVHAEDPVQTTQTMIEEQIRAFLKDDADTAYSFAAPGIKAMYPDKDVFFAMVKKSYEPVYHPGNYAFGRSRSIDDGAVIYQEVLISSRDGKDWTAIYQVARQPDGSYKINGVQIVPNADSKGI
- a CDS encoding peptidylprolyl isomerase; this encodes MAEIKDPENTIILETTKGKVVIQLLPQVAPEHVKRIKELAREKAYDGVVFHRVIADFMAQTGDVQYGKKGGESFNPGRAGMGGSSKDDLKAEFSATPHVRGTCSMARSQSPNSANSQFFICFTDAPWLNKQYSVWGQVIEGMENIDKIKKGEPVSDPDSIVSMRVAADV